A stretch of Ectothiorhodospiraceae bacterium BW-2 DNA encodes these proteins:
- a CDS encoding DNA polymerase III subunit alpha gives MTTPFVHLLLHSEYSLVDSLIRVKALVGRCVEEQMPAVAVTDRMNLFAMVKFYSAAQQVGVKPIIGVDLLLRADEPEAPPYRLVALCKSRDGYLNLSRIISQAYIERGARGEPRVEREWLQQWRQGLILLSGGMHGDLGAALLADNRDLIEQRCDWYQRYFGDNFYLQLQRTGRPQEESYLHAAVELAAERDIPVVATNDVRFLSSEEFDNHEVRCCIAEGRTLDDPRRQKRISEAQYLRSGAEMAELFADIPEALENTLEIAKRCNLTLELGKNYLPDFPIPEGMSEADYFRQLSRQGLAQRLAQRLDPTVADYHEQRRLYEERLEIELKVIIDMGFPGYFLIVADFIQWAKNQHIPVGPGRGSGAGSLVAYALTITDLDPLAYELLFERFLNPERVSMPDFDIDFCMEGRDRVIDYVAERYGREKVSQIITYGTMAAKAVVRDVGRVLGHPFGFVDKIAKLIPFELKMTLDKALTQEPLLQERYDEEEEVRALIDIARSLEGLTRNAGKHAGGVVIAPTELTDFSPLYCEEGGGSIVTQFDKGDVEAVGLVKFDFLGLRTLTIIDWALANLPPQVRESIDINTIPLDDKAAFRLLKACQTTAVFQLESRGMKDLIHRLQPDNFEDLIALVALFRPGPLESGMVDDFINRKHGRAKVEYPFAETETILKPTYGVIVYQEQVMQLSQVIGGYSLGGADLLRRAMGKKKPEEMAKQRAIFMEGAEKGGFDSVKAGALFDLMEKFAGYGFNKSHSAAYALVSYQTAWLKAHYPAPFMAAVLSADMDNTDKVVTLIDECHAIGLEVVVPDLNRSGYRFSVTEQRPNRVIYGLGAIKGVGAAAIETILTERELRGRFKDLFDLCQRIDTGKANRRVLEALIRAGACDSLGPNRATLSASLEQALQLADQRKKNRAAKMGDLFGLAQAEGHEFTTAAEWDESERLRYEKETLGLYLTGHPIEYYLSELKQFTSDRLAELRADSDRTVVVAGLVLDIRTRLNKRNDRWAIVTLDDQSARLEVTLFADIYAQYREIVTKDAILVVEGRASNDEYSGGIRFQGSRVCDITAARELYGKALDIYLNEASDSHIVEQLARQLEPFRQGGLPLRFHYRNLQAEAMLRTQPEWAIRPEDELLRRLAELLPRGQFKISYR, from the coding sequence ATGACAACGCCCTTTGTCCATCTGCTGCTCCATAGCGAGTATTCGCTGGTTGATAGCTTGATTCGGGTCAAAGCGCTAGTGGGACGCTGTGTAGAGGAGCAGATGCCGGCGGTGGCGGTGACCGATCGCATGAATCTGTTTGCGATGGTGAAGTTTTATAGCGCCGCGCAGCAGGTGGGGGTCAAGCCGATTATTGGGGTCGATCTGCTGCTACGAGCCGATGAGCCCGAGGCTCCCCCCTATCGCTTAGTGGCACTATGCAAGAGTCGTGACGGATATCTCAATTTAAGCCGCATTATCTCTCAGGCCTACATTGAACGGGGGGCGAGAGGCGAGCCACGGGTCGAGCGAGAGTGGCTACAGCAGTGGCGTCAAGGGTTAATTCTGCTCTCCGGTGGGATGCATGGTGATCTAGGAGCTGCCCTGCTGGCCGATAACCGTGATCTCATTGAACAGCGCTGCGACTGGTATCAGCGCTACTTTGGCGATAACTTCTATCTGCAACTACAGCGCACCGGACGGCCGCAGGAGGAGAGCTATCTCCACGCGGCGGTCGAGTTAGCCGCAGAGCGCGATATTCCCGTGGTGGCGACTAACGATGTGCGCTTTCTATCCTCAGAGGAGTTTGATAACCATGAGGTCCGCTGCTGTATCGCCGAGGGGAGAACACTCGACGATCCACGGCGGCAGAAGAGGATTAGCGAGGCGCAATATCTGCGCTCAGGGGCGGAGATGGCCGAGCTGTTTGCCGACATCCCCGAGGCGCTGGAGAACACCCTAGAGATAGCTAAGCGCTGTAACTTAACCTTAGAGTTAGGCAAAAACTATCTGCCCGACTTTCCTATCCCAGAGGGGATGAGCGAAGCGGACTACTTTCGCCAACTCTCTAGGCAGGGGCTGGCGCAGCGGCTAGCGCAGCGACTCGATCCTACAGTAGCTGACTATCACGAGCAGCGACGACTCTATGAAGAGCGGCTGGAGATTGAGCTAAAGGTCATTATCGACATGGGGTTTCCCGGCTACTTCCTCATTGTGGCCGACTTCATTCAGTGGGCTAAAAATCAACATATTCCGGTTGGGCCGGGAAGAGGCTCGGGTGCCGGCTCGCTAGTCGCCTATGCGCTGACGATTACCGATCTCGATCCACTCGCCTACGAGCTACTCTTTGAACGCTTTTTGAACCCAGAACGGGTCTCCATGCCCGACTTTGATATCGATTTTTGCATGGAGGGGCGAGATCGAGTCATCGACTATGTCGCCGAGCGTTATGGGCGAGAGAAGGTATCACAAATTATCACCTACGGCACCATGGCGGCCAAAGCGGTAGTGCGTGATGTGGGACGAGTACTAGGCCACCCGTTCGGTTTTGTCGATAAAATTGCCAAACTGATTCCGTTTGAGCTGAAGATGACCCTCGATAAAGCACTCACGCAGGAGCCGCTACTGCAAGAGCGCTACGATGAGGAGGAGGAGGTACGGGCACTCATCGATATCGCCCGTTCGCTGGAGGGGTTGACCCGTAACGCCGGTAAACACGCCGGCGGCGTGGTGATCGCCCCGACCGAGCTGACCGACTTCTCGCCGCTCTACTGCGAAGAGGGGGGCGGTAGCATCGTCACCCAGTTCGATAAAGGGGATGTCGAAGCGGTCGGGCTGGTGAAGTTTGACTTTTTGGGGCTCAGAACGCTAACCATTATCGACTGGGCGTTGGCCAACCTGCCGCCGCAGGTGCGCGAGAGCATCGATATCAATACCATTCCACTCGATGATAAGGCAGCGTTTCGACTCCTAAAGGCGTGTCAGACCACCGCCGTGTTTCAGCTCGAATCGCGCGGTATGAAAGATCTAATCCACCGCCTACAGCCCGATAACTTTGAAGACTTAATTGCCCTAGTGGCGCTATTTCGACCGGGGCCGTTAGAGTCGGGAATGGTCGATGACTTTATTAACCGTAAACATGGTCGGGCTAAAGTCGAATACCCCTTTGCCGAGACCGAGACGATTCTGAAACCGACCTATGGGGTGATCGTCTATCAAGAGCAGGTGATGCAGCTCTCACAGGTAATTGGGGGGTATTCACTCGGCGGTGCCGATCTACTGCGTCGGGCGATGGGAAAGAAGAAACCCGAAGAGATGGCCAAACAGCGGGCTATCTTTATGGAGGGGGCCGAAAAGGGGGGCTTTGATAGCGTTAAGGCCGGCGCACTGTTTGATCTAATGGAGAAGTTTGCCGGCTACGGCTTCAATAAATCGCACTCGGCCGCCTATGCGCTAGTCTCCTATCAAACCGCGTGGCTAAAAGCCCACTATCCAGCCCCGTTTATGGCGGCGGTACTCTCGGCTGATATGGATAATACCGATAAAGTGGTGACACTGATCGACGAGTGCCACGCCATCGGATTAGAGGTGGTCGTGCCCGATCTTAACCGCAGTGGCTACCGTTTTAGCGTCACCGAACAGCGACCTAACCGAGTGATCTATGGTCTAGGGGCGATTAAGGGGGTGGGAGCGGCAGCGATTGAGACCATCTTAACCGAGCGGGAGCTGCGTGGCCGGTTTAAAGATCTGTTTGATCTCTGTCAAAGGATCGATACCGGCAAAGCCAATCGGCGCGTGCTGGAGGCGCTCATTCGCGCCGGAGCGTGCGACTCGCTCGGCCCGAATCGAGCAACACTCTCCGCCTCATTAGAGCAGGCGCTCCAACTGGCCGACCAGCGTAAAAAGAATCGGGCGGCTAAAATGGGCGATCTGTTTGGATTGGCGCAGGCCGAAGGGCATGAGTTCACCACGGCAGCTGAATGGGATGAGAGCGAACGGCTGCGCTACGAGAAGGAGACCTTAGGACTCTACCTCACCGGCCACCCCATCGAATACTATCTGTCAGAACTCAAACAGTTTACCAGTGACAGATTGGCTGAACTGCGTGCCGATAGTGATCGAACCGTGGTCGTGGCGGGGTTGGTGCTCGATATTCGTACTCGGCTCAATAAGCGCAATGATCGTTGGGCGATTGTGACGCTTGACGACCAATCGGCTCGGCTAGAGGTGACTCTCTTTGCCGATATCTATGCTCAGTATCGGGAAATAGTCACTAAGGACGCTATTTTAGTGGTGGAGGGGAGAGCCTCTAACGATGAGTACAGTGGCGGAATTCGTTTTCAAGGTAGCCGAGTTTGCGATATTACCGCCGCTAGAGAGCTCTACGGCAAGGCGCTCGATATCTACCTGAATGAGGCGAGCGACAGCCATATAGTAGAGCAGCTTGCGCGACAACTTGAGCCGTTTCGCCAAGGTGGGTTACCCTTACGATTTCACTACCGTAACTTACAGGCCGAAGCGATGCTTCGCACCCAACCGGAGTGGGCGATTCGTCCTGAAGATGAGCTGTTGCGGCGGTTAGCAGAGCTGCTGCCGCGGGGGCAGTTTAAAATTAGCTATCGTTAG
- a CDS encoding DUF2075 domain-containing protein — protein MPPLYLDFYNLEQLPFSLSPNTDFFLAFGHYRKAFETLDIALQTGEGFLKITGEIGTGKTLLCRKLLNTLAKSHHTIYIPNPALSPIALLQSVATELSLACDNESNPHQLIKVITAELIQRRQQERAKSAILCIDEAQSMAIETLETMRLLTNIETESFKLLQVVLFGQQELNDKLNLPQLRQLKQRITFSYHLEPLTLQELMTYISHRLRLAGANSSPQFEYHALKLLHQGSGGYPRLINILTHKALLLGYGEGLKTIKPRHIKAAIRDTEGAFAIRFNLINWLLYGS, from the coding sequence ATGCCCCCCCTCTATCTCGACTTCTACAATCTTGAGCAGCTACCGTTTTCGCTCTCGCCTAATACCGACTTCTTCCTCGCCTTTGGCCACTACCGCAAGGCCTTTGAGACGCTCGATATTGCGCTGCAAACTGGGGAGGGCTTTTTAAAGATTACCGGCGAGATAGGAACCGGCAAAACACTACTCTGCCGCAAACTGCTCAATACCCTCGCTAAGAGCCACCACACTATCTATATTCCCAACCCAGCACTCTCGCCAATAGCGCTACTACAGAGCGTCGCTACCGAGCTATCACTAGCGTGCGATAACGAGTCTAATCCACACCAGCTCATTAAGGTGATTACCGCCGAACTCATTCAGCGACGACAGCAGGAGCGAGCAAAGAGCGCTATTCTCTGCATCGACGAAGCCCAATCGATGGCTATCGAGACCCTAGAGACGATGCGGCTATTAACCAATATCGAAACCGAGAGCTTCAAACTACTCCAAGTGGTGCTGTTTGGCCAACAGGAGCTGAACGATAAGCTCAACCTACCGCAGCTACGGCAACTGAAACAGCGCATCACCTTCTCCTACCACCTAGAGCCGCTAACCCTACAAGAGCTAATGACCTATATCAGCCACCGGCTACGCCTCGCCGGTGCTAATAGCTCGCCCCAATTTGAGTACCACGCCCTAAAACTGCTCCATCAAGGGAGTGGTGGCTACCCGCGACTGATTAATATCTTAACCCACAAAGCGCTGCTGCTAGGCTATGGCGAGGGGCTGAAAACCATTAAACCACGCCATATCAAAGCCGCCATTCGGGATACCGAGGGGGCATTTGCGATCCGTTTCAACCTAATCAACTGGCTCCTCTACGGCAGTTAA
- a CDS encoding tetratricopeptide repeat protein, with product MSVINQMLQDLDQRQSRQAEGVDILLSPSRPLNRRRLLRLSTLILLLGAVAITLWQTGSLERLSEAMATIPTAPTAPTAPQPQLPPQTATATAVATPPPPAPAPISVSITPKVAQAVTLPPTTPPAPPPLPLINAITPNPAPAQLGKVPLLIRGQNLADVTAIEVCWPKRCQTFTEGQFTLVDAKTIHLKLKMGYGPEQWTFQLTAASGRSNRFQLPLLAPPIVETESASAPPPSPPPMKQPLPPTAAELAQAAYQRGETAYHNRDIENATAAWREALEHWPHHHPSREAWLRALLFDQKQPQQAEEVLQQGIELAPHHSPYRLQLARLYHQQEQSDKAMALLQAGLVTTPQQPEYHAMLATLQQQQGNHSPALEHFTQAVAIDPEQSRWWLGLALSAEALQQQATALEGYQNALLNRDRQLNASMVAFIRGKLAQLSPQ from the coding sequence ATGAGCGTCATTAACCAAATGTTACAAGATCTCGACCAGCGCCAAAGTCGTCAAGCTGAGGGGGTCGATATTCTGCTTAGCCCAAGCCGCCCCCTCAATCGGCGCCGACTGCTACGACTGAGTACACTTATCCTCCTCTTAGGGGCAGTCGCCATCACCCTCTGGCAAACCGGCTCGCTCGAGCGGCTGTCAGAGGCAATGGCTACTATCCCGACCGCCCCGACCGCCCCGACCGCCCCCCAACCCCAACTCCCCCCCCAAACCGCTACCGCAACGGCAGTTGCGACTCCTCCCCCCCCTGCGCCTGCCCCAATTAGCGTCTCTATTACCCCGAAAGTGGCTCAAGCGGTAACGCTCCCCCCCACCACCCCCCCCGCCCCACCGCCTCTACCGCTCATTAACGCCATAACGCCAAACCCGGCACCGGCGCAGCTAGGCAAGGTGCCGTTGCTCATTCGTGGACAAAATTTGGCCGACGTCACTGCCATTGAGGTGTGCTGGCCTAAGCGCTGCCAAACCTTTACCGAGGGGCAATTCACCCTCGTCGATGCTAAGACGATCCACCTCAAGCTCAAGATGGGTTACGGCCCGGAGCAGTGGACATTCCAACTAACCGCAGCTAGCGGCCGCTCCAACCGTTTTCAGCTACCGCTCTTAGCCCCGCCGATCGTCGAAACCGAGAGTGCCTCTGCCCCACCCCCTTCGCCACCGCCGATGAAGCAACCCCTGCCGCCAACGGCAGCAGAGTTAGCCCAAGCGGCCTATCAACGCGGTGAAACGGCCTACCACAACAGAGATATCGAAAACGCCACGGCAGCGTGGAGAGAGGCGCTAGAGCACTGGCCTCACCACCACCCTAGTCGGGAGGCGTGGCTTCGCGCCCTGCTGTTCGACCAAAAGCAGCCACAACAGGCCGAAGAGGTACTACAACAGGGCATTGAGCTGGCACCCCACCATAGCCCCTACCGCCTACAGCTAGCACGACTCTACCACCAACAAGAGCAGAGCGATAAAGCCATGGCGCTGCTCCAAGCGGGTCTAGTCACCACCCCGCAACAGCCTGAATACCACGCCATGTTAGCCACGCTACAGCAGCAGCAGGGCAACCACAGCCCTGCCCTAGAACACTTTACCCAAGCGGTCGCTATCGATCCAGAGCAGTCGCGCTGGTGGCTCGGGTTAGCCCTCTCAGCCGAAGCGCTGCAACAGCAGGCCACCGCACTAGAGGGGTATCAAAACGCGCTGTTAAATCGAGATCGGCAGCTAAACGCCTCCATGGTGGCGTTTATTAGAGGCAAACTAGCGCAGCTATCACCACAGTAG
- a CDS encoding DUF342 domain-containing protein, giving the protein MLQQKAPTTEPVVVTLGKLALKANLLTREQLSELLRQVKREWQQGGQISAKKLFLVSGLLEKEQFDHLVATYKMRQLRQEGKQLGALALELKMIKPDQLQQALTLQKQLFQRDHQALPLGKILEKKGFVTPAQLQQLVEQRQLTQPAAEESADEQAAQELTFAIVPSKDGSQCLLKLYSPYRGEDGVALLHTMLHKARITFGLVGDDTLARLLAGEKGEEGSWVIAKGRPPERGVDGKVVYQFDTDPLKIGKVKQGGQIDFKDRGEIPHIEAGSVLATITPPVPGKPGMTIFGKEIAPPKLKQPKVNCGKGAKLGADKLTVIASVRGTPSLNATRVLSVSQVHQIKGDVGYKSGHVEFEGDIEVKGVIHDGFKVKGNRLITKEINAADIEISGDILVQGGIIGGKIRCGGHLRAHFIHNAELEVNGDVLVDKEVFESTIHCGGAFLGERVTLFNSTLSTCGNMVVKDVGSEDGASPNHLYLGTCIRIQQEIEQRQQQLKRLQQQQQQDEMEIVALEQERQQMSDQITEFAQIQDLSQVEIRPLQEHLKQFADKQIMEARKLQQDITALQQKISTAEEELNRQFERQEAIDTEIPELQQRLASLRDEQALLEGELEVLQQQREAHGVEALIDLKGTMNIDTELTGLHASLKLERPLKRLKIRHHRVGDKEQGYRWVIDWE; this is encoded by the coding sequence ATGTTACAACAGAAAGCACCTACAACGGAACCGGTCGTGGTGACCTTGGGAAAGTTAGCGTTAAAAGCCAACCTACTGACCCGAGAGCAGTTAAGTGAACTATTACGGCAGGTTAAACGAGAATGGCAGCAGGGGGGGCAGATTAGCGCCAAAAAGCTATTTTTGGTCAGTGGCCTGCTCGAAAAAGAGCAGTTTGACCATCTGGTGGCGACCTATAAAATGCGCCAGCTACGGCAGGAGGGCAAGCAGCTCGGCGCACTAGCTCTTGAACTGAAGATGATCAAACCTGACCAGTTACAGCAGGCGCTAACGCTGCAAAAACAGCTATTTCAGCGCGATCATCAAGCACTGCCGCTGGGAAAAATTTTAGAAAAAAAGGGTTTTGTGACCCCGGCGCAGCTACAGCAGCTAGTTGAACAGCGACAGTTGACTCAACCCGCGGCCGAGGAGAGCGCCGATGAGCAAGCGGCTCAAGAGCTGACCTTTGCGATTGTCCCCTCCAAAGATGGCTCACAATGTCTATTGAAACTCTACTCACCCTACCGAGGAGAGGATGGGGTAGCGCTACTGCACACGATGCTGCATAAAGCGCGAATCACTTTTGGCCTGGTTGGCGATGATACATTGGCGCGGCTACTAGCCGGTGAGAAGGGGGAGGAGGGGAGCTGGGTGATCGCGAAAGGGCGGCCTCCAGAGCGAGGTGTTGATGGCAAAGTGGTGTATCAATTTGATACCGATCCCCTCAAAATTGGCAAGGTGAAGCAGGGGGGGCAGATCGATTTTAAAGATCGAGGTGAGATTCCCCACATTGAGGCCGGTTCGGTGTTAGCAACGATTACCCCGCCGGTACCGGGCAAGCCGGGCATGACTATCTTCGGTAAGGAGATCGCCCCACCTAAACTGAAACAGCCGAAGGTGAACTGCGGCAAAGGGGCCAAACTAGGGGCGGATAAGTTAACTGTCATCGCGTCGGTTCGAGGCACCCCCTCCCTGAACGCGACCCGAGTCCTATCGGTCAGTCAGGTGCATCAAATTAAGGGGGATGTCGGCTATAAGAGCGGCCATGTCGAATTTGAGGGCGACATTGAGGTCAAAGGGGTGATTCATGACGGCTTTAAGGTGAAGGGGAATCGGCTGATCACTAAAGAGATTAACGCTGCAGATATCGAGATTAGCGGTGACATTTTAGTGCAGGGGGGGATTATTGGCGGCAAAATTCGCTGCGGTGGCCATCTGCGAGCCCACTTCATCCATAATGCCGAGCTTGAAGTCAATGGCGATGTACTCGTCGATAAAGAGGTATTTGAGAGTACCATCCACTGTGGTGGCGCCTTTTTAGGTGAGCGGGTAACGCTATTTAACTCAACCCTCTCCACCTGTGGCAATATGGTCGTTAAAGATGTCGGTTCTGAAGATGGTGCCTCACCTAACCACCTCTATCTTGGCACCTGTATTCGGATTCAGCAGGAGATAGAGCAGCGGCAGCAGCAGCTCAAGAGGCTACAGCAGCAGCAGCAGCAGGATGAGATGGAGATTGTCGCGCTAGAGCAGGAGCGGCAGCAGATGAGTGATCAAATTACCGAATTTGCCCAAATTCAAGATCTCTCCCAAGTGGAGATACGGCCACTGCAAGAGCACCTGAAACAGTTTGCCGATAAACAGATAATGGAGGCGCGTAAGCTACAGCAAGATATAACGGCGCTGCAGCAGAAAATTAGCACTGCCGAAGAGGAATTAAATCGCCAGTTTGAACGCCAAGAGGCGATCGATACCGAGATTCCAGAGCTGCAACAGCGGCTAGCGTCGCTGCGAGATGAGCAGGCGCTGCTAGAGGGTGAACTAGAGGTGCTACAGCAGCAGCGCGAAGCGCACGGAGTAGAGGCCTTGATCGATCTGAAAGGGACGATGAATATCGACACCGAATTGACCGGCCTTCACGCCTCACTGAAGCTAGAGCGCCCACTGAAGCGGCTCAAGATTCGCCACCATCGAGTGGGTGACAAGGAGCAAGGCTACCGCTGGGTGATCGATTGGGAGTAA
- a CDS encoding KpsF/GutQ family sugar-phosphate isomerase, with translation MTTTGSLPLNPATLIARANRVIDAELSAVEALKTQLADSFIHACELMLSCRGRVVVTGMGKSGHIGGKIAATLASTGTPAFFVHPGEASHGDLGMITAADVVLALSNSGATDEILTILPVIKRLGVPLIAMTGHPDSPLAREANSHITIHVEREACPHNLAPTSSTTAALVMGDAMAVVLLQSRNFSAEDFARSHPAGSLGRRLLLTVADLMHTQKSIPQVEPETTVGESLIEMSHKGLGMTNIVDNTGQLCGIFTDGDLRRLLDHGHIEFYQQPISSVMQRQFTTIPPNKLAAEALALMERKRINALPVVDKGELVGTLNMHDLLRARVV, from the coding sequence ATGACAACCACAGGCTCTCTCCCGCTAAACCCCGCTACCCTCATCGCCCGCGCTAATCGGGTCATTGACGCAGAACTAAGTGCCGTTGAGGCTCTCAAAACCCAGCTAGCCGACTCGTTTATCCACGCCTGCGAACTGATGCTCAGCTGTCGTGGCCGAGTCGTTGTGACCGGAATGGGCAAATCGGGCCACATAGGCGGTAAAATTGCCGCCACCCTCGCCAGCACCGGCACCCCCGCCTTCTTTGTCCACCCCGGCGAGGCGAGCCACGGCGATTTAGGCATGATTACCGCCGCCGATGTGGTGTTAGCGCTCTCTAACTCTGGTGCAACGGATGAGATTTTAACCATTCTTCCCGTCATTAAGCGCCTCGGTGTGCCGCTGATTGCCATGACCGGTCACCCCGACTCGCCACTAGCGAGAGAGGCCAATAGCCATATTACCATCCATGTCGAACGAGAGGCGTGTCCCCACAACCTAGCCCCCACCTCCAGTACCACCGCAGCACTGGTCATGGGCGATGCGATGGCAGTGGTTCTGCTACAGTCACGCAACTTTAGTGCGGAAGATTTTGCCCGCTCCCACCCCGCAGGGTCACTCGGCAGACGCTTACTATTAACCGTCGCGGATCTTATGCACACCCAAAAGAGCATTCCACAGGTAGAGCCGGAGACGACCGTTGGGGAGTCGCTCATCGAGATGTCACACAAGGGGCTCGGCATGACCAATATTGTCGATAACACCGGCCAGCTTTGCGGAATCTTTACCGATGGGGATCTACGCCGACTGCTCGACCATGGCCACATCGAGTTCTATCAACAGCCGATTAGCTCAGTCATGCAGCGCCAATTTACCACCATCCCTCCCAACAAGCTCGCCGCCGAAGCGCTAGCGCTAATGGAGCGCAAGCGGATTAACGCCCTACCGGTAGTCGATAAAGGGGAGCTAGTCGGCACGCTCAATATGCATGATCTACTGCGGGCGCGAGTGGTCTAG